The Desmonostoc muscorum LEGE 12446 genome includes a region encoding these proteins:
- a CDS encoding CHASE2 domain-containing protein translates to MTKLVVLKFGKGSFEAGFPVTLQIGEENCRPETEVLGELPPEKELPLNFNTWQVIYRNLDFSARPKGLPKLQKPISSQQECLQAAEKLRDRLNQWLQSESFRSIREKWLEKLQTYDQIRVILQTEDYQLQKLPWHLWELIERYPNAEIALGAPSYEKVSFIPKSTTKVKILALLGDSHGVDIATDRLLLEQLPDTKIHFLVEPSCEDLTDNLWQQNWDILFFAGHSSSQSTGETGQIYINQTETLTISQLKYALKQAVERGLKLAIFNSCDGLGLAREFACLQIPQLIVMREPVPDRVAQTFLKHFLQAYSGGQSLYLAVRIARERLQGLDKQFPCASWLPVIYQNLAEIPPTWDELGIGHRALVISPSSPSSPSSPSSPSSPRRSKLHLLWLICMSLITSGLVVSVRYLGMLQKFELQAFDQLQQLRPDEKPESRLLVVTITEEDVQSQSQEKPQGSLSDESLLKLLKKLAAYQPQAIGLDIYRDRPAKPDLPELQKYLYNSKNLITVCRVSDSQSEHPGIKPPPEISPERLGFSDLVLDPDNIVRRHLLALTPPPSSPCKASYGFSVQLALRYLAAKNISLKFTSNGAWKLGKTIFKPLTAHTGGYQGIDASGHQILLNYRSHRSLQKFVPQVTLTEVLAGKVNPSTIKNRIVLIGTTAQSFQDYSSTPYITNEGAIEKVAGVMLQAQMISQLLSAVLDGRSLLSTWCLWQEIIWILAWSLTASLLTYYIQRLFYLSIVAGVAITILYVICLIFFIQWSLWIPLIPSIISFISTIILAAYSMKNFLNFSKNTQILVINKNRDN, encoded by the coding sequence ATGACTAAATTGGTAGTTTTGAAATTTGGCAAAGGCAGCTTTGAGGCTGGGTTTCCAGTTACTCTGCAAATTGGAGAAGAAAATTGCCGCCCTGAAACTGAAGTTCTCGGCGAACTACCGCCAGAGAAAGAATTACCGCTAAATTTTAATACTTGGCAAGTAATTTATCGTAATCTAGATTTTTCTGCTCGTCCCAAAGGACTACCAAAACTCCAGAAACCAATTTCAAGTCAACAAGAGTGTTTACAAGCAGCCGAAAAATTGCGCGATCGCCTAAATCAATGGCTGCAATCAGAATCCTTTCGCAGCATCCGCGAGAAGTGGCTCGAAAAACTGCAAACATATGACCAAATTCGAGTAATTTTACAAACTGAAGATTATCAACTGCAAAAGCTTCCTTGGCATCTTTGGGAATTAATAGAACGCTATCCAAATGCAGAAATCGCGTTGGGCGCTCCTAGCTATGAAAAAGTGAGTTTTATTCCGAAATCCACAACAAAAGTTAAAATTTTAGCATTGTTAGGTGATAGTCATGGAGTCGATATAGCTACAGATCGTTTACTTTTAGAACAACTACCTGATACAAAAATTCACTTTCTTGTAGAGCCATCTTGTGAAGATTTAACAGATAATCTATGGCAACAAAATTGGGATATTCTTTTTTTTGCAGGACATAGTTCAAGTCAAAGTACAGGAGAAACCGGTCAAATTTACATTAACCAAACAGAGACTTTGACAATTAGTCAGTTAAAGTATGCTTTAAAGCAAGCTGTGGAACGCGGTTTAAAGTTAGCAATCTTTAACTCCTGCGATGGCTTAGGATTGGCAAGAGAATTTGCTTGTTTGCAGATTCCGCAGTTGATTGTGATGCGCGAACCTGTTCCAGATCGGGTAGCCCAAACATTTCTTAAACATTTCTTACAAGCATATTCTGGAGGCCAATCTCTTTATTTAGCAGTGCGTATTGCCAGGGAAAGACTGCAAGGATTAGACAAACAATTTCCCTGTGCCAGTTGGCTACCCGTAATTTACCAAAATCTGGCGGAGATACCACCCACTTGGGATGAATTGGGAATTGGGCATAGGGCATTGGTTATTTCTCCCTCATCTCCCTCATCCCCCTCATCCCCCTCATCCCCCTCATCCCCTCGGCGCTCAAAACTTCATCTTCTTTGGCTCATTTGTATGAGTTTAATAACTAGTGGTTTAGTTGTCAGCGTACGATATCTAGGAATGCTACAAAAATTTGAGTTACAAGCATTCGATCAATTGCAGCAACTACGCCCAGATGAAAAGCCGGAATCTCGCTTGCTAGTTGTGACAATTACTGAAGAAGATGTGCAATCACAGTCTCAAGAAAAACCTCAAGGTTCTCTCTCAGATGAATCGCTATTGAAATTGTTGAAAAAATTAGCAGCATATCAACCGCAAGCAATTGGATTAGATATTTACCGCGATCGCCCTGCCAAACCAGACTTACCAGAACTGCAAAAGTATTTGTATAATAGCAAAAATTTAATTACAGTCTGCCGAGTTAGCGATTCTCAATCCGAGCATCCTGGGATTAAACCTCCACCAGAAATATCACCAGAACGCTTGGGCTTTAGTGATTTGGTACTCGATCCTGATAATATTGTTCGTCGCCATTTGCTAGCATTAACGCCACCGCCTTCTTCGCCTTGCAAAGCATCCTATGGTTTCAGCGTCCAATTAGCACTGCGTTACTTGGCTGCTAAGAATATCTCTCTGAAATTTACGAGCAATGGTGCTTGGAAACTCGGCAAAACTATTTTTAAACCGCTAACAGCACACACAGGTGGATATCAAGGAATTGATGCCTCAGGACACCAAATTTTATTAAATTACCGTTCTCATCGTTCCCTACAAAAATTTGTGCCGCAGGTAACACTAACAGAGGTACTAGCAGGAAAAGTTAACCCTAGCACAATTAAAAACAGAATTGTTTTGATTGGTACAACAGCCCAAAGCTTTCAAGATTATTCATCCACACCTTACATTACAAATGAAGGTGCGATCGAGAAAGTAGCAGGTGTTATGTTGCAAGCGCAAATGATTAGTCAATTGTTGAGTGCAGTTCTGGATGGGCGATCGCTTTTATCAACTTGGTGTCTTTGGCAAGAAATTATCTGGATTTTGGCATGGTCATTAACAGCTAGTTTACTAACTTACTACATCCAACGGCTATTTTATTTAAGTATTGTAGCTGGAGTTGCAATTACTATTCTCTACGTAATATGCCTGATATTTTTCATTCAATGGAGTCTTTGGATACCACTTATTCCCTCTATCATCAGCTTCATTAGTACTATTATCCTCGCCGCTTACTCCATGAAAAATTTTCTCAATTTCTCGAAAAACACACAGATTTTGGTGATTAATAAAAACAGAGACAACTAA
- a CDS encoding DUF1822 family protein, whose product MTYDIPSIPEQLTLEISLSSQTQELPAFSTSGGRWRAYLNQMCLDAFLLWLREEQFPRARVWTQIAALPSFWEFVNGTAIACEGVRLVLIPTTAIDTAELRVPQEWVDIPNWVADYYIGVLVNPNGGWMSVWGYTTHCQLKTKGVYDQGDRTYCLDENDLIKNINGLWITRQLCPEEILRASVTPLPELPLAQAENLLERLGNAEVVFPRLAIPFELWGALLAHGGWRQQLYERRQGLSQQWSIQQWLQAGVSNFAQQLGWGMTTLQLAPRGVRSRENAESNVCFSRQLAIADYTYELRVFPRDNLTENVWRFELRNANPDAMIPVGFQLRLLTEDLQPFINNEHTATEASDRLYIDVELEPGEGLVWEIEPTPDGYEREILRF is encoded by the coding sequence ATGACTTATGATATACCCTCAATTCCAGAACAGCTGACCTTGGAAATTTCGCTATCTTCTCAAACTCAGGAATTACCAGCTTTTTCTACATCCGGCGGACGCTGGCGAGCCTATCTTAACCAAATGTGCTTAGATGCATTTTTACTTTGGTTGAGAGAGGAGCAATTTCCCAGGGCGAGAGTTTGGACTCAAATAGCTGCACTACCTAGCTTTTGGGAATTTGTCAATGGAACTGCGATCGCCTGTGAGGGAGTACGATTAGTATTAATTCCCACAACGGCAATTGACACAGCAGAATTGCGTGTACCCCAGGAATGGGTGGATATTCCCAATTGGGTTGCTGATTATTACATCGGAGTACTGGTTAATCCTAATGGTGGCTGGATGAGTGTTTGGGGGTATACAACTCATTGTCAATTGAAAACCAAAGGAGTGTACGATCAAGGCGATCGCACTTACTGTTTGGATGAGAATGACTTAATCAAAAACATTAATGGTTTGTGGATTACTCGTCAACTTTGTCCAGAGGAAATTTTACGCGCCTCAGTCACACCTTTACCAGAATTACCTTTAGCACAGGCAGAAAACTTACTAGAACGGCTGGGTAATGCTGAAGTAGTTTTCCCTCGTTTAGCAATTCCCTTTGAACTTTGGGGAGCATTATTAGCACATGGCGGTTGGCGTCAGCAGTTGTACGAACGCCGCCAAGGATTATCACAACAGTGGTCAATTCAACAATGGTTGCAAGCAGGAGTATCAAATTTCGCGCAACAACTTGGTTGGGGAATGACTACATTACAATTGGCTCCTCGTGGTGTGCGAAGTCGAGAAAACGCAGAATCAAATGTATGTTTTTCACGACAGTTGGCCATCGCCGATTATACTTACGAGTTGCGTGTATTTCCTAGAGATAATTTAACAGAGAATGTATGGCGTTTTGAGTTGCGAAATGCCAATCCCGATGCAATGATTCCCGTGGGATTTCAACTCAGACTATTAACCGAAGATTTGCAACCTTTTATTAATAATGAGCATACAGCAACAGAAGCTAGCGATCGGCTTTATATCGATGTAGAACTGGAGCCAGGAGAGGGTTTAGTATGGGAAATTGAACCAACACCAGATGGATATGAGCGGGAAATTTTAAGGTTTTGA
- a CDS encoding DUF928 domain-containing protein, which yields MKRFLGRLTSMTTLIIILMSYLNTPLALAEKSASIRFNPPPPPPDRGAPGNRGEGASRGECTQAGIPLTALVPSYKQQGANETLTITQVWALTSTEQPSFWFYIPYQKSSIKAIEFVLQTDKNKTIYRQNVTVPPVPGIMRVQLQNQETILETNKSYHWFFKVRVVCNSPQPTTLDYVEGWVQRVNLDVSLRQQLQQSSPRQQAAIYAKNGIWYDALTTLAELRLANSQDSQLTEDWENLLKVIKLEKLSTKLLIGTNFR from the coding sequence ATGAAACGATTTCTTGGGCGGCTAACTTCAATGACTACATTGATCATAATTTTGATGAGTTACCTTAATACTCCGCTAGCACTAGCGGAAAAATCAGCCTCAATTCGTTTCAATCCACCTCCGCCGCCACCCGATCGCGGCGCACCTGGAAACCGAGGAGAAGGAGCTTCACGGGGAGAGTGTACCCAAGCTGGTATACCTTTAACCGCTCTCGTACCCAGCTATAAACAGCAAGGCGCAAATGAAACACTTACAATTACGCAAGTGTGGGCATTAACTAGCACAGAACAACCTAGCTTTTGGTTTTATATTCCTTATCAAAAATCTTCTATTAAAGCCATTGAGTTCGTTTTACAAACTGATAAAAATAAAACAATTTATCGTCAAAATGTTACAGTACCTCCAGTACCTGGAATTATGCGAGTACAATTGCAAAATCAAGAAACTATTCTAGAAACTAATAAATCTTATCACTGGTTTTTTAAGGTTAGAGTTGTCTGTAATTCCCCGCAACCAACAACACTAGATTATGTAGAAGGCTGGGTGCAGCGCGTAAATTTAGATGTTTCATTACGCCAGCAACTGCAACAATCCTCCCCACGTCAGCAAGCAGCAATCTACGCCAAAAACGGTATTTGGTATGATGCTTTGACAACCTTAGCCGAACTTCGTCTGGCAAATTCACAGGATTCACAATTGACTGAAGACTGGGAAAATCTACTCAAAGTAATTAAACTAGAAAAACTATCAACAAAACTTCTGATCGGAACAAACTTTAGATGA
- a CDS encoding sigma-70 family RNA polymerase sigma factor, with the protein MYSRQHVIEIFSTFVQFKGDAFDRWVTDKKLRRSMHNCLEQSSLQESETFWAIYWHRIWQMQASPMAVAHITAYLQEVCYWVARKMKMNVLSQHSIADFFQTAIARIDKVLRGFNPQLSSNLKIYAEFTFSNLIKDLLRQQQEVDICNDWGLLHKVSQKRLVESLKQAGYPLQMIGRYVLAWNCFLQLYTPNDIATAHKLIKPDKTRLQAIAQLYNTERLSQLNSSSPACTPESVESWLIASAKAVRFYEYPTSVSLDIPAPGQETGELLDRLTNNFQESVLNEIIVQEEAQNIALRSTEINRILSDALAKLDTAAQVLLQTYYKHGLTQQDIAQQLGVKQYTVSRQLTKIKKTLLMELAQWSQKTLHISVTSDVIDSMSNSLEEWLIAHYRPLVFSSPVES; encoded by the coding sequence ATGTATTCAAGACAACATGTTATTGAAATTTTTTCGACATTTGTGCAGTTTAAAGGTGATGCTTTTGACCGTTGGGTTACTGATAAAAAGCTGCGGCGAAGTATGCACAATTGTTTAGAGCAATCTTCTTTGCAGGAGTCTGAAACCTTTTGGGCTATTTACTGGCATCGGATTTGGCAAATGCAGGCAAGTCCGATGGCTGTTGCTCATATTACAGCTTATTTGCAGGAAGTCTGCTACTGGGTTGCGAGAAAAATGAAGATGAATGTACTAAGTCAACATTCGATCGCCGATTTTTTCCAAACAGCGATCGCTCGCATTGATAAAGTTCTCAGAGGCTTTAACCCGCAATTAAGTTCAAATTTGAAAATTTATGCTGAATTTACTTTTAGTAATTTAATTAAAGATTTGTTACGTCAGCAGCAAGAAGTTGATATCTGTAATGACTGGGGATTGCTGCACAAAGTCAGTCAAAAGCGATTGGTGGAATCTCTCAAACAGGCTGGGTATCCATTGCAAATGATCGGGCGTTATGTTCTGGCTTGGAATTGTTTCTTGCAACTTTACACGCCAAATGATATTGCAACTGCTCACAAACTGATTAAACCAGATAAGACAAGATTACAGGCGATCGCCCAGCTATACAACACCGAACGTCTGAGTCAACTCAATTCTTCTAGTCCAGCCTGCACCCCAGAAAGTGTGGAATCTTGGCTAATTGCTAGTGCTAAAGCCGTGCGTTTCTATGAATATCCCACCTCCGTTTCCCTCGATATCCCCGCACCTGGACAAGAGACAGGTGAATTACTCGATCGCTTGACAAACAATTTTCAAGAATCGGTATTAAATGAAATAATTGTCCAAGAAGAAGCACAAAACATCGCATTGCGGAGTACGGAAATTAATCGGATTTTAAGTGATGCACTGGCAAAACTAGATACCGCAGCCCAAGTACTTCTGCAAACTTACTACAAGCACGGATTGACCCAGCAAGATATTGCTCAACAGCTAGGAGTCAAGCAATATACAGTTTCTCGCCAATTAACTAAAATCAAAAAGACTTTGCTAATGGAGTTAGCTCAGTGGAGTCAAAAAACACTGCATATTTCTGTGACATCTGACGTAATCGACAGTATGAGCAATTCTCTAGAAGAATGGTTGATTGCTCACTACCGTCCTCTTGTTTTCTCGTCGCCAGTGGAGTCTTGA